The stretch of DNA GTGGACCTGAAGCAGCCGACGCTGGACACGCAGCAGCGGGTGAACTACGAGCGCGCCGCGGAGCTGACGGAAGTGATCCGGCGCGAGCAGCCGGCCGGCGTGACCATCTCCGTGGGCGGCGAGATCGGCGAAGTGGGGGGGAAGAACAGCACCATCGAGGAGCAGCACGCGTTCATGGACGGCTACCAGAGGACGCTCGCCGCGCGCGGCAAGTCGCTGGTGGGCATCTCCAAGATCAGCGTGCAGACGGGCACGAGCCACGGCGGCGTGGTGCTGCCGGACGGCTCGATCGCCGACGTGAGCATCGACTTCGAGACCCTGCGACTGCTCTCGCGCGACGCGCGGGAACGCTACCGGATGGCGGGCGCGGTGCAGCACGGCGCCTCGACGCTGCCGAACTCCGCGTTCGGGAAGTTCCCCGAGATCGAGACCGCGGAGATCCACCTGGCCACCGCGTTCCAGAGCCTGCTGTTCGAGCACCAGGCGACGCCGGCGGCCTTCAAGGCCAAGGTCTACGACTGGCTGCGGGAGAACGCGGCCGGCGAGCGCAAGAGCGGGGAGACCGACGAGCAGTTCTTCTACAAGACGCGCAAGAAGGCGATCGGTCCGTTCAAGAAGGACTGGTGGTCCCTGCCCGAGATGGTGCGCGCGGCGCTCGGCTCCGCGCTCGAGGAGCAGTTCGCCTTCCTGCTGAAGGCGCTGAAGGTCGGGGGCACGACGGAGACGGTGGCGCGGTTCGTGAAGGCGCCGGCGCTCCGGCGCGCCGAGCCGGCCGCCGCGATGGCGGCGGCGCCGGACGACGCCGAGGCCGGGGAATAAGGGGGCACGCGATGGCGCGGCACGAGGAGGAGGAGGACGAGGTCGTGGAGCGGCGCGGCTCGC from Gemmatimonadales bacterium encodes:
- a CDS encoding class II fructose-bisphosphate aldolase, which translates into the protein MQDIARKLLEPFAGAVTLDAAGKLAVPRPAALAGPATDKLAWSAVFGDAATLEAARWLLWEIGQEVGVRPASIQDLYMARGRGEVHGFTVPAINIRGLAYDTARALFRAARGLKAGAFLCEIARSEMAYTDQRPAEYTSVLLAAALREGFRGPLFVQGDHFQVNAKKYATDPEAEVGAIKALIREAVAAGFYNIDVDTSTLVDLKQPTLDTQQRVNYERAAELTEVIRREQPAGVTISVGGEIGEVGGKNSTIEEQHAFMDGYQRTLAARGKSLVGISKISVQTGTSHGGVVLPDGSIADVSIDFETLRLLSRDARERYRMAGAVQHGASTLPNSAFGKFPEIETAEIHLATAFQSLLFEHQATPAAFKAKVYDWLRENAAGERKSGETDEQFFYKTRKKAIGPFKKDWWSLPEMVRAALGSALEEQFAFLLKALKVGGTTETVARFVKAPALRRAEPAAAMAAAPDDAEAGE